The DNA region TTACATCGCCCATGCGGCTAAAACCGCAGCAGACTTGGCGGATATCCCCATCGCACTTCATCTGGATCACTGTACTGATTTTTCGACAATTATCCGTTGCATACGAGCAGGTTATACATCCGTTATGATCGATGCATCCATGTACCCTTTCGAGGAAAACGTAAACCTAACCCGTAAAGTGATGGAGGTTGCCCAGGCATCTGGTGTGAACGTGGAGGCGGAGCTTGGCAAGGTCGGCGGTGTTGAGGATGATATTGTCGTCGAGGAACAGCATGCATCCCTGGCTGATCCCGAAGATTGCGTGCAGTTTGTTGAACGTACGAGTGTAAGTACACTCGCTCCGGCAATCGGAACCGCACACGGGATTTACAAAGGGCTGCCGAACATTGATTTTGAACGAATTGAAACCATTGCGAATCGTGTATCGGTTCCTTTGGTACTGCACGGTGGTTCGGGCATTCCAGCCGAACAAATTCATCGGGCAGTCTCGCTGGGCATGTCGAAGGTGAACATAGCCACAGAGCTGCGTATTGCGTTTTCCGAAGCGATCAAGGATGTATTCTTAATTCATCCGGAAGAGAATGATCCACGCAAATACATGGCTCCGGCGAAGGAAGCCGTTAAACAGCTTGCCATGGAGAAAATACGGTTATGTGGAAGCACTGGCAAAGCCGGCGTGGTCCGATGATTACCACAGTCACACTCCATGCGGCCATCGACAGAACATTGTACGTTGACAAGTTTGGCGTAGGCCAGGTACATCGGGTGACCCAAGAAGTTAACGAGCCGGGTGGCAAAGGCAATAATGTAGCCAAAGTGATCCGGCAGCTTGGCGGTCAAGTCACGGCCACAGGCATTATTGCCGGCAATAACGGCGGCTTTATTGAGAGCAGCTTGGCTGAACGGGGCATACGGACTGATTTTATCCGCTCAGAAGGAGAGTCGCGGGTCTGCCTTAACATTCTGGACGATTCCAACGGTAGCTCAACCGAGCTGCTTGGGCGGGGTCCAACCATGTCAGAGGCCGAAGTTGAAGCAATCAAGGAAAAAGTACACAGGCTTGCCACCCAGTCCAGTGCGGTCATTATGTCTGGAAGTTTACCCCCAGGTGCACCGGACACACTGTATGCAGAACTGATACGCATTGTCTGTTCAGCAGGCTCGCGAGCCTTCCTGGATACAGGCGGAACAGCTTTTAGTGTTGGGCTAAGCGCAGCGCCCCATTTTGTGAAGCCGAATGAGCAGGAACTGGCCGAATGGCTGGGGCAGAAGCCAAGCGATGTAAGCGAATGGACCCGTGCAGCGCACATGCTGGCTAATCAGGGAATTAACGAGGTGTGCATCACACTCGGCAGTAACGGTGCTTTGGCCATTCTAAACGGAACAGCGTATATGGTGAGGCCGCCAGCCATTCAGCCCGTAAACACGGTAGGATGCGGGGATGCTTTTGTTGCCGGCATGGCGTATGCGTCAGAGCGCAGCGATTCGGCTGAGTCCAGACTGCGAACAGCTGTCGCGGCGGCGGCTGCGAATGCCATGTCTTCCAAAGCAGGTGACATCGACTATGGTCTATTTGAGGAGTACGAGCATCAGGTGCAGATTATTCCTTTGTGAAGGCTGAAGGTTGTGAAAATCAGCTTTGTATCCCTCATGTGTAACCATCAGAGAGATGTTTTTCTTATGGGATGCAGTTCACTTCGGCATATTGCAATCCATCCTTTCATCCTACACAATAGAGCTAGCACGGGCTGCAGTTAACGGATATCATGCAAGCCCAGACATAATAAAGGAGAGACTTATGCAATATTCAAAGGGTGAACTGCGCAGAGCACAAACATTGGAACTGATTAAATCGCATGGAAAAATATCGCTGCTAGAGATTGTCCAAACGGTCGGCTGCTCGGAAGCAACCGCAAGACGGGATTTGGACGTGCTCGAAAAAGCGGGCGAGATTATTCGAACCAATGGGGGAGCCATATATGAAGGGAGTCTGACTTCGGCGGTATCGGAGCTGCCTTTTGCGGCAAAACGCGATTTCAGACGGATGGATAAGGAACGGATCGCCGCTACGGCCGCCGCACTCGTTGAAGAGGGGGACATTATCTGCCTGACAGGAGGTACAACAACGTTCTTTATTGCGAAAGCACTCAAAAAGCACCGTAATATTACGATTGTCACAAACGCGGTGAATATTGCTTATGAATTGGCTGATGCCGAAGATATTCAGGTCGTGGTCATTGGCGGCGTTATGCGATCCAAAAGCTATGAATTGTGCGGTCCGCTGGCGGAAAGCGTGATCGACAAAATTAACATTACGAAAATGTTTCTCGGGGTGGACGGAGTAACGCAGAATTTCGGCTTTACGATGCATTCCGAGCTTGAAGCCCGTATAGCCCAATTAACAATGAAACGTTCCAGCGAGGTTTATGCTGTATTCGATCAAAGCAAGGTTGAGAAAAGTGCTTTGTTTACCATTGCTCCCTTGAATCAGGTTACAGGGGTAATTACGAATAAGCAGCCGGAGGGATGGTTTGAGCAAGCGTGCAGGGAGCAGCAGATTGCTATACATACAACTACAGATCACATTGCTTCTATATAAATACACCTGATCCTCAAACTTCCCTCCCTTCAAATGCTGGCTAATTTGCAGAACAAGGGAGGATATGCGAATGCATTTTTCCAAGTTTATGCTGATCCTTGCGATGATTTGCGTTGTAATTGCTGAAGCGGGATGTTCCAGTTCTTCCACTTCCAGCGGCGAACCATCCGCAGACTCGCAAGGCAAGGTGAATCTGGTCTTTTGGAGTCATCAGGAAGACGCCATAGTGGGCGCCTACAAGAAATTAATATCCAAATATCAGACCTTACACCCCGATGTAACGATCGAGTATCAGACCTTTCCGTATGATGTGTACAGCCAGAAGCTGAAAGCTTCATTCTCCGCGAAGAAACCGCCCGATATTGCCGAATTCTTCGGCACCTGGGTACCCGAATATTCCAAGAACGACCTGCTTGTCGAGATCCCTGATAGTGAAAATGTGAAAAAAGCATACTATGATGCCCCCCTGGGGGGATATTTGCGAGACAACAAGTTGTATGGGCTGCCTCTGGAATACAACATTGAGAACGGCGGCATGCTGATTCATCCGCAAATGCTCCAAGAACAAGGCCTGGATCATCCACCCTCAAGCTGGACAGAACTTGTGGATTACGCCAAAAAATTAACCGTACGTGAAAGCGGTATCATCAAAGTAAAAGGCTTCGATTTTGTGTCGGCAGACAATATTACGTTCACGTTCCTATCGCTCATTTTGCAGCAGGGCGCAAGTTTTATGGGCGAAGACGGACATGTGAATTTTCACACGCCGGAGGCTCAGAAAGCGATGTCCACCCTGGTTTCGCTCGTGGTTGATGACAAAGTCGCAGATTTAACCACGTTCGGCGGTGAGCTGGATACCTCTGACTATTTTTTTCAGGGGAAGTCAGCCATGACCTATCGCGGCCCTTGGACGATTGCTGCGGGACAGAACAACTATAAGGTAGATGATTTTGAGTACGTATCCGTGCCTTCCTTTACGGAGAATCCACCTGTTTTTGCTGCTGAGTCCGGTTGGGGGCTTGCCGTATCCAAGCAAAGTAAACAGCAGGAGGCCGCACTTGATTTCATCCAATTCATCTCGGAGAAAGACAACCTCACGACATGGAACACGGACACCTTTACCGTTCCAGCCAAAAAGGAAATTGCCGGAAACCCGGAGTTTCTGAAAAATAATCCCCACCTAAAGCCCTCGCTGGACATATTGGCGTTAGGTCAATGGATTGGTCCTATAGCAGACCGGGATTTTTTCTTCAAGCAGGTTAACGACAATTTCCAGCTAATGGCGAGTGGACAGCATCGTGTCGAGGACGGATTGGCAAACATCGAACGAACGATCAACGATAATCAGGATCAACATAAGTGATAGGGGTGCTGGGGCATGAGTACTGCTATATCTACCAACAAGGCGGACAAGGTTAACCCAGCGGCAAAGTCGACAGCTTACAGGGCAAAACGAAGGTTCATCATCATCTCACTCGTACCAATCTTGCTTCTGTTCGGGGTGTTTGCTTTCCTTCCCATCGCATGGAGCCTGGGCTTGTCCGCATTCAAGTATGACCCGCTCAGCTCTAACGCGGTATTTGTTGGGGCGGAGAACTATATCCGCATGTTCCAGGATTCCATTTTTCTGAAGTCACTATGGGTAACCTTCAAATTTGTAATTATCGCCGTACTGATCAATATTGTCATTACACTGTTGATCGCTTCAGCGATTCAGCGAGTCAGCATCCCGTGGCTCAAAAATCTGTTTCGGACCGTATTTTTTCTTCCTACGATCGCTCCGCTGGCGGGAACAGCCATCGTATGGAATACCATGTTCAATTACAATGACGGCTTATTCAATATGATTCTTGCCAAGCTGCATATGACCCCAATTCAGTGGCTCAATGATCCGCATTATGCGCTCTATTCCGTCATTATGATGACCTTGTGGGCTGATATTGGCTATAATATCGTTCTTTTCATTGCCGGATTGGACTCCATCCCGGATATGTATTATGAAGCAGCGAAACTGGAGGGAGCGGGTCGATGGCATGTTTTTGTTCACATCACACTGCCCTTACTGCGCAGAACGACGCTATTTGTCTCGATCACGACAGTTGTGTCCTATTTTCAGGCCTTCCCGCAATTTCAGATTATGACCAAGGGCGGACCCTTCAACGAGACACGAGTGCTGTCACTGCAAATTTATGAACAGGCATTCTCCAGTTCCAACATGGGGTACGCATCCGCTATGGCAACCGTGTTTCTAATGATCATCCTGCTTGTGACGCTGCTGCAACTGCGATGGGGACGCACACAATGGGAACATTGAGGAGAACAGGAGGAGAAGGCGATGCCGCGTAAATTAAGTCTGTGGGAAGGCGTCACTATCGCAGTTCTTGCAATCATAGCTTGTATTATGCTTTTGCCTTATGCCTGGATGGTATTGTCATCTCTCAAAAGCAACATGGACATCGTCTCAGGTTCCGGCGGGTTATTTCCAAGCAAGCCGAGCCTGGACGGATATCGAACGGTTTTTAGCGAGGCGCCGTTTGTGACGTGGCTGCTGAATAGCCTGGTGACATCCGTCATCATAACGGTAATCACCTTATTTACCAGTGCTCTGGCCGGATATGTATTTGCCAAGCATCAGTTTAAAGGCAAGAAACTGCTGTTCATTCTGATCCTGGCAACCATGATGATTCCCTTCCAGGTTATTATGATTCCAACGTATTTGATTACCGCTGAGCTTGGACTGGTTAACCATTTGCTGGCGATCATTTTGCCCAATCTGGTCAGCTCCTACGGTGTATTTCTGGCTAAACAGTTCATTGAAGAGATTCCACAGGAGCTGCTGGAAGCAGCAAGAATGGACGGTTCTGGCGAATTCAGGCTGATGCTTCGTATCGTTATGCCGCTTATTATGCCCATGCTGTCAGCCTTGGGGATATTCACGTTCATGAACTCTTGGAATAACTACCTGTGGCCGTTGATTGTATTAAATGATGAGAGCAAAATGACTGTTCCGCTGGCATTGGTCTATTTTAACGGAACGCATCAGGTCAATTACAACGTCGTCATGTCAGCTGCGGTACTGATTACGATACCGGTTATTATAGTGTTCCTGATCTTCCAGAAGCAATTTATTAAAGGCCTGGCGATGACAGGCATGAAATAACAGGCGAGGAGAAAAGTGATGACTAAAATCTCAATTATCGGAGCAGGCAGTGCATTTACGCGCGAGATCGCTATGGATATCCTGCTGATTGAAGGCCTGGAGGGTGGCACCATTGCCCTGGTAGATATCGACGAACGTCGGCTTGAGTTGGCGCGAAGACTGGTACTTCAGATCGTGGAACGGACAGGAAAGACGTGGGAGGTGCTTGCGTCTACGGACCGCAGAGAGGTAATTGGCGGTTCACAGTTCGTGATCAACCAAATTGAAGTGGGCGGGCTGGAGACGGTTCGTTATGAATATGAAATCCCGCTGAAATACGGGGTAAAACAATGCATTGGCGATACACTGGGACCAGGAGGACTGTTCAAGACGCTCCGTACGCTTCCCAGCTGGATGGAAATTGTGCGGGACATTGAAGTGCTCTGCCCGGACTGCATCATACTAAACTATACCAATCCGATGTCTGCGGTTACCCTCCTGACTTCCCGCATTACGGACATTCCAGTCGTGGGACTATGCCACTCCATCCAGAACACGTCCGCTCAACTGGCCGAATATGCCGGAGTTCCTTATGAAGAAATGGCATGGAAAGCCGGAGGGATTAACCACATGTCCTGGTTCGTGGAGTTGTCCCATGCAGGAAGGGATCTATACCCTGTTTTGTTGGAGAAAATACAAAGTCCTGAGCTGCTGCGGCAGGACCCGGTTCGATTTGATGCTATGAAGTATTTAGGCGCTTTCGTCTCGGAATCCAGCGGCCATTTCTCGGAATATATTCCGTATTACCGCAAACGCCAATCGCTTATCGATCAGCACTGCAGCACAGGTTATAACGGAGCCACAGGGTTCTATGCTGACAATTGGCCGATCTGGCGGAGGGAGAATGATGAGCAGATTGTTTCACAGCTTGAGGGAACGGCACCGCTTGAGCTTCAATCGAGTAATGAATATGCAGCCATGATCATCGAAGCGGTATTGAAAAATGAGCCGAAGGTCATTTATGGTAACGTCCCAAACCGGGGGTTGATTGAAAATTTGCAGCCTGACGGTGT from Paenibacillus sp. JNUCC-31 includes:
- the fba gene encoding class II fructose-1,6-bisphosphate aldolase, which encodes MPLISSTEMLQTARRDQYAIAAFNVHTLEMLQAVVEAAVETESPLIIQTTVGTVNHLGPDYIAHAAKTAADLADIPIALHLDHCTDFSTIIRCIRAGYTSVMIDASMYPFEENVNLTRKVMEVAQASGVNVEAELGKVGGVEDDIVVEEQHASLADPEDCVQFVERTSVSTLAPAIGTAHGIYKGLPNIDFERIETIANRVSVPLVLHGGSGIPAEQIHRAVSLGMSKVNIATELRIAFSEAIKDVFLIHPEENDPRKYMAPAKEAVKQLAMEKIRLCGSTGKAGVVR
- a CDS encoding 1-phosphofructokinase family hexose kinase, with the translated sequence MWKHWQSRRGPMITTVTLHAAIDRTLYVDKFGVGQVHRVTQEVNEPGGKGNNVAKVIRQLGGQVTATGIIAGNNGGFIESSLAERGIRTDFIRSEGESRVCLNILDDSNGSSTELLGRGPTMSEAEVEAIKEKVHRLATQSSAVIMSGSLPPGAPDTLYAELIRIVCSAGSRAFLDTGGTAFSVGLSAAPHFVKPNEQELAEWLGQKPSDVSEWTRAAHMLANQGINEVCITLGSNGALAILNGTAYMVRPPAIQPVNTVGCGDAFVAGMAYASERSDSAESRLRTAVAAAAANAMSSKAGDIDYGLFEEYEHQVQIIPL
- a CDS encoding DeoR/GlpR family DNA-binding transcription regulator is translated as MQYSKGELRRAQTLELIKSHGKISLLEIVQTVGCSEATARRDLDVLEKAGEIIRTNGGAIYEGSLTSAVSELPFAAKRDFRRMDKERIAATAAALVEEGDIICLTGGTTTFFIAKALKKHRNITIVTNAVNIAYELADAEDIQVVVIGGVMRSKSYELCGPLAESVIDKINITKMFLGVDGVTQNFGFTMHSELEARIAQLTMKRSSEVYAVFDQSKVEKSALFTIAPLNQVTGVITNKQPEGWFEQACREQQIAIHTTTDHIASI
- a CDS encoding ABC transporter substrate-binding protein; the protein is MHFSKFMLILAMICVVIAEAGCSSSSTSSGEPSADSQGKVNLVFWSHQEDAIVGAYKKLISKYQTLHPDVTIEYQTFPYDVYSQKLKASFSAKKPPDIAEFFGTWVPEYSKNDLLVEIPDSENVKKAYYDAPLGGYLRDNKLYGLPLEYNIENGGMLIHPQMLQEQGLDHPPSSWTELVDYAKKLTVRESGIIKVKGFDFVSADNITFTFLSLILQQGASFMGEDGHVNFHTPEAQKAMSTLVSLVVDDKVADLTTFGGELDTSDYFFQGKSAMTYRGPWTIAAGQNNYKVDDFEYVSVPSFTENPPVFAAESGWGLAVSKQSKQQEAALDFIQFISEKDNLTTWNTDTFTVPAKKEIAGNPEFLKNNPHLKPSLDILALGQWIGPIADRDFFFKQVNDNFQLMASGQHRVEDGLANIERTINDNQDQHK
- a CDS encoding carbohydrate ABC transporter permease gives rise to the protein MSTAISTNKADKVNPAAKSTAYRAKRRFIIISLVPILLLFGVFAFLPIAWSLGLSAFKYDPLSSNAVFVGAENYIRMFQDSIFLKSLWVTFKFVIIAVLINIVITLLIASAIQRVSIPWLKNLFRTVFFLPTIAPLAGTAIVWNTMFNYNDGLFNMILAKLHMTPIQWLNDPHYALYSVIMMTLWADIGYNIVLFIAGLDSIPDMYYEAAKLEGAGRWHVFVHITLPLLRRTTLFVSITTVVSYFQAFPQFQIMTKGGPFNETRVLSLQIYEQAFSSSNMGYASAMATVFLMIILLVTLLQLRWGRTQWEH
- a CDS encoding carbohydrate ABC transporter permease translates to MPRKLSLWEGVTIAVLAIIACIMLLPYAWMVLSSLKSNMDIVSGSGGLFPSKPSLDGYRTVFSEAPFVTWLLNSLVTSVIITVITLFTSALAGYVFAKHQFKGKKLLFILILATMMIPFQVIMIPTYLITAELGLVNHLLAIILPNLVSSYGVFLAKQFIEEIPQELLEAARMDGSGEFRLMLRIVMPLIMPMLSALGIFTFMNSWNNYLWPLIVLNDESKMTVPLALVYFNGTHQVNYNVVMSAAVLITIPVIIVFLIFQKQFIKGLAMTGMK
- the melA gene encoding alpha-galactosidase, whose product is MTKISIIGAGSAFTREIAMDILLIEGLEGGTIALVDIDERRLELARRLVLQIVERTGKTWEVLASTDRREVIGGSQFVINQIEVGGLETVRYEYEIPLKYGVKQCIGDTLGPGGLFKTLRTLPSWMEIVRDIEVLCPDCIILNYTNPMSAVTLLTSRITDIPVVGLCHSIQNTSAQLAEYAGVPYEEMAWKAGGINHMSWFVELSHAGRDLYPVLLEKIQSPELLRQDPVRFDAMKYLGAFVSESSGHFSEYIPYYRKRQSLIDQHCSTGYNGATGFYADNWPIWRRENDEQIVSQLEGTAPLELQSSNEYAAMIIEAVLKNEPKVIYGNVPNRGLIENLQPDGVVEVACLVDGKGVQPCRFGRLPEHLAALCRSNMAFFDLAVEAVRRSDKEMARHALMLDPLTAAVCSLEEIGSMFDELYEAEQGFVPVLK